From the genome of Candidatus Methylomirabilota bacterium, one region includes:
- a CDS encoding TAXI family TRAP transporter solute-binding subunit yields the protein MPESRWSRTSSWPWSPRWRDPAAGNQARQHQPCRSGPRLGHQVHDYDRQWSRLSITHRCASLDEGKQEVREEQRKSDDEKHNCAPCSPALTRCWPGRELGIRTVAKVRGTRINIGNPGSRQRANIDRVVAILGLRRSDFVDVRELPAAEQHRAFCVKELDVIVYSVGHPNA from the coding sequence ATGCCCGAAAGCCGGTGGAGCCGGACGAGCTCGTGGCCATGGTCGCCTCGTTGGCGCGATCCGGCAGCCGGTAATCAGGCACGCCAGCACCAGCCATGCCGCTCGGGGCCCAGATTGGGGCACCAGGTCCACGACTACGATCGCCAATGGTCTCGGCTCTCTATCACCCACCGTTGCGCGAGCCTGGACGAAGGGAAACAAGAGGTACGCGAAGAACAGAGAAAGAGCGACGATGAGAAGCACAACTGCGCACCCTGTTCGCCGGCCCTGACGAGATGCTGGCCCGGAAGGGAATTGGGAATCCGCACGGTGGCGAAGGTCCGTGGTACACGCATCAACATCGGGAATCCCGGATCGCGGCAACGGGCAAATATCGACCGCGTGGTGGCCATCCTCGGCCTCAGGCGAAGCGATTTCGTCGACGTGCGCGAACTCCCGGCCGCCGAGCAGCACCGCGCCTTTTGCGTCAAGGAGCTTGACGTCATCGTCTATTCGGTCGGCCATCCGAACGCCTGA